The Benincasa hispida cultivar B227 chromosome 9, ASM972705v1, whole genome shotgun sequence genome has a segment encoding these proteins:
- the LOC120084667 gene encoding uncharacterized protein LOC120084667: MEFDFPNEYILTIFIENEMQELETWTMFFDGASNKLGHGIVVILISPKKELFPFVAKLCFDCTHNMIEYEACSMGIQATLNMQIKKLQVLGDSLLVIHQWEMRDTKFLPYKQLITSFSQKLDQITFDYLPKENNQIAYALATLAVMFSVDLNKEVSPIEIGKCAVPASYMNIEEEPNNQSWFHDIK, translated from the coding sequence ATGGAGTTTGATTTCCCAAATGAGTATATTCTCACTATATTCATAGAAAATGAAATGCAAGAACTTGAAACATGGACCATGTTTTTCGATGGGGCATCAAACAAGTTGGGACATGGAATAGTCGTAATATTAATATCACCAAAGAAAGAGTTGTTCCCATTCGTTGCCAAATTATGTTTTGATTGTACTCATAATATGATTGAATACGAGGCATGTTCAATGGGCATCCAGGCTACACTTAACATGCAAATCAAAAAGCTTCAAGTTTTAGGAGACTCGCTGTTAGTAATTCATCAATGGGAAATGAGAGACACAAAGTTTTTACCTTACAAACAACTAATAACAAGTTTTTCTCAGAAGCTTGATCAAATTACCTTCGACTATTTGCCTAAAGAGAATAATCAGATAGCATATGCCTTGGCCACTTTAGCAGTCATGTTCAGTGTAGATTTGAATAAGGAGGTAAGCCCAATTGAAATTGGGAAATGTGCTGTCCCAGCCTCTTATATGAACATTGAAGAGGAACCAAATAACCAATCTTGGTTTCATGATATTAAGTAG